One part of the Musa acuminata AAA Group cultivar baxijiao chromosome BXJ1-5, Cavendish_Baxijiao_AAA, whole genome shotgun sequence genome encodes these proteins:
- the LOC103983632 gene encoding amino acid permease 8 translates to MAALLKACQIHSLVLFKIARGDGRRVLLPLPAIFEGGEQRSCVLRARREEMDMADDDGRIRTGTVWTATTHAITAVIGSGVLALPWSVAQMGWIMGPIALVACAYVTYYTAILLTDCYRTPDPVKGRRNYTYMDVVRSCLGPRDVFICGVTQYVMLWGTMIGYTITAATSMMAVVRSNCYHYKGHNASCSSSGTLYMIIFGILEIVLSQFPNLEKITLISVVAAVMSFAYSFIGLFLCIMKFASHHSIGGTILGVKVGVDSVSASTKAWHSLQALGNISFAYTYAMLLIEIQDTLKSPPPENQTMKRATFYGIGITTVFYVSLGCIGYAAFGNDAPGNVLTGFQEPFWLVDIANIAVLIHLIGAYQVYGQPIYAKYEGWLAKKWPESVFFHHVYTLQLPLLKGQALQFMPCKLVFRTVFVVVTTVISLMLPFFNAILGLLGAVAFWPLTVYYPVTVYMAQAKIKRGEWTWVILQCLSMAALVVSLLAAIGSVADIAQRFKHVTIFKIEL, encoded by the exons ATGGCCGCATTGTTGAAAGCATGTCAGATACACTCTCTGGTGCTCTTTAAAATAGCTCGAGGTGATGGACGAAGAGTACTGCTTCCGCTTCCAGCCATCTTTGAGGGAGGAGAGCAGAGGTCTTGTGTTCTTCGTGCAAGAAGGGAGGAGATGGACATGGCGGATGACGACGGTCGCATTAGAACTG GGACGGTGTGGACTGCCACAACACATGCTATTACCGCAGTCATCGGATCTGGAGTGCTTGCATTACCTTGGAGTGTTGCTCAGATGGGATGGATCATGGGCCCTATTGCTCTTGTTGCATGTGCCTATGTAACTTACTACACTGCCATTCTACTCACTGATTGCTACAGGACCCCTGATCCAGTGAAGGGCAGGAGGAACTACACATACATGGATGTCGTTCGATCATGTCTCG GACCCAGAGATGTATTCATTTGCGGCGTTACACAATATGTGATGCTATGGGGAACTATGATCGGGTACACTATCACAGCTGCAACAAGCATGAT GGCAGTTGTGCGCTCAAATTGCTACCATTACAAGGGCCATAATGCAAGTTGTAGTTCATCAGGAACCTTGTACATGATCATATTCGGCATACTGGAAATAGTGTTGTCACAGTTCCCAAACTTGGAGAAGATAACACTGATATCGGTTGTGGCTGCAGTAATGTCGTTTGCCTACTCGTTCATCGGGTTGTTCTTGTGCATCATGAAGTTTGCTTCACACCATTCAATCGGAGGGACGATTCTCGGAGTTAAGGTCGGGGTTGATAGTGTTTCTGCATCGACCAAAGCCTGGCACTCTTTGCAGGCTCTTGGAAATATATCATTTGCATACACTTATGCCATGCTTTTGATAGAAATCCAG GATACACTTAAATCACCTCCACCGGAGAACCAGACAATGAAGAGAGCTACCTTTTATGGAATTGGCATAACAACAGTCTTCTATGTTTCACTTGGTTGCATTGGATATGCTGCTTTCGGAAACGATGCTCCCGGGAACGTCCTCACTGGATTCCAAGAACCCTTTTGGCTTGTCGACATAGCTAACATTGCAGTCCTCATTCATTTAATTGGAGCTTACCAG GTGTATGGGCAACCAATCTATGCCAAGTATGAGGGGTGGCTTGCTAAGAAGTGGCCAGAATCAGTTTTCTTCCACCATGTATACACATTGCAGCTTCCTTTACTCAAAGGCCAAGCTCTCCAGTTTATGCCGTGCAAGCTCGTTTTTCGCACAGTCTTTGTCGTCGTAACAACAGTGATATCTCTCATGCTACCATTCTTCAATGCAATTCTGGGACTGCTAGGAGCAGTTGCATTCTGGCCACTGACGGTGTACTACCCAGTGACAGTGTACATGGCACAGGCCAAGATCAAAAGAGGAGAGTGGACATGGGTGATCCTCCAGTGCTTAAGCATGGCAGCACTGGTGGTTTCTCTGTTGGCCGCTATCGGCTCGGTCGCCGACATTGCACAACGTTTCAAGCACGTGACCATCTTCAAGATCGAGCTTTAG
- the LOC103983634 gene encoding dirigent protein 2, translated as MLSTPFFSPYPFLMASRPSNPSPSLLFLFLFMISSGIAAQKTTHLHFYFHETVRGPDATSIVVASLHKNSSTFGDIHVFDNALRESADPSSKLIGRAQGLATSSSLTDLSALTAINLVFTAGELNGSTLSLFGRVEGVTGPDDRSIVGGSGLFRLARGFALSRTVNISSTGYIVEFDVYVKHYY; from the coding sequence ATGCTTTCCACCCCATTCTTCTCACCCTACCCCTTCCTCATGGCTTCTCGTCCATCTAATCCTTCCCCTTCTCTCctattcctcttcctcttcatgaTCAGCAGCGGAATTGCAGCTCAGAAGACGACCCACCTCCACTTCTACTTCCACGAGACCGTACGTGGCCCCGACGCGACATCCATCGTCGTGGCGAGCCTCCACAAGAACTCCTCCACCTTCGGCGACATACACGTGTTCGACAACGCCCTGCGAGAGAGCGCCGACCCGAGCTCGAAGCTCATCGGGCGAGCGCAGGGCCTCGCCACCAGCTCATCCCTCACGGACCTGTCGGCGCTGACGGCCATCAACTTGGTGTTCACGGCGGGGGAACTCAACGGGAGCACGCTGTCGCTGTTCGGGAGGGTGGAGGGCGTCACAGGCCCGGATGACCGGAGCATCGTCGGCGGCAGCGGGCTGTTCCGCCTTGCACGGGGCTTCGCGCTCAGCAGAACCGTCAATATTTCGTCCACGGGATACATCGTCGAGTTCGACGTTTATGTCAAACATTATTACTAG
- the LOC135674884 gene encoding dirigent protein 2-like yields the protein MASATTNSCLFFFLLVLVSAVAASADDKFTHLHFYFHETDSGPNATLVTAVEPPKNSTTSFGSIVVYDNVLREGADPASALIGRAQGIGAISALDGGSGLAAMNLVFTTGEYNGSTLALLGRFVAGAVSERGIVGGSGRFRLARGFSLSNVVSSTATTVVAEFDVYVTHYY from the coding sequence ATGGCCTCAGCTACGACCAACTcctgcctcttcttcttccttctcgtcCTCGTCTCGGCAGTGGCTGCCTCCGCCGATGACAAGTTCACCCACCTGCACTTCTACTTCCACGAGACGGACAGCGGGCCCAACGCAACGCTGGTGACGGCGGTAGAGCCTCCGAAGAACTCGACCACCTCATTCGGCAGCATCGTGGTGTACGACAACGTCCTCAGGGAGGGGGCCGACCCCGCCTCGGCGCTTATCGGCAGGGCCCAGGGGATCGGGGCCATCTCGGCCCTCGACGGCGGGAGCGGGCTGGCGGCGATGAACCTGGTGTTCACGACGGGGGAGTACAACGGGAGCACGCTGGCGTTGCTGGGGCGGTTCGTGGCCGGGGCCGTGTCAGAGCGCGGCATCGTCGGCGGAAGCGGGCGCTTCCGCCTCGCTCGTGGCTTCTCGTTGAGCAATGTCGTCAGCTCCACCGCCACAACGGTGGTTGCCGAGTTTGACGTTTACGTCACGCATTATTATTGA